The Chlamydiales bacterium STE3 genomic interval TGTTCGATCATGGTTGGAAGGTCAGGATAGCGGGGCTTCCAATTTAGCTCTTTTTCAGCTTTAGAGGCATTCGCTAATAAAGTGGGAGGATCCCCAGCTCTGCGTTTTCCAATAATTATTTTTACTTCTTGTCCCGTAACTTTTTCTGCGGCTTGTATTACTTCCCAGATACTAAACCCTTGCCCATTGCCAAGATTATAACAGGATTCACCACCATATTTGAAGAGTTTTTCCATTGCCAAGATATGAGCGTCTGCAATGTCAGCAACATGAATGTAATCTCTTACACAAGTTCCATCTCTCGTTGGATAATCTGCTCCATTAATGACCAAGCTTTTTGTTTGTGTAATGCAATTTAGAACAATGGGTATCAGGTTGCCCTCATTGCTTTTAAAAAGCTTGATTTTCCCTTCGGGATCTCCTCCTGCAGCATTAAAATAGCGAAGAACTGTGTAGCCTATCCCATAAGCTGTGAAGTAGTCATGGAGGAGAGATTCTCCAATTAATTTTGTTTGCCCATATGGATTAATCGGCCTGAGAGGGTCACTTTCTTGGATCTTCTCCTGAAATGGTATCCCATAAACTGCTGCAGAAGAAGAAAAAATAAAATTCTGGATCTTATTTTGATACATCGCATCGAGCAGACTTAATGTCCCACAGACATTGTTTCGATAATACTTTGAGGGGTTTGAGACAGATTCGCCAACATAGGTATTAGCTGCAAAATGCATGACAGCTCGAACTTTTTCTTTTCTGAAAATCTGATGTAATAAATCAGTATCGGAAATGTCTCCCTTAATAAAGTTTCCTTTCTGCACTGTTCCCTGATCACCTGTGCTAAGATTGTCGTAAACAATTGTAGAATATCCCCTTTCTTGTAAAAGTTGGTTGACTTGGGATCCTATAAAGCCTGCCCCTCCTGTGATGAAGATCGTTCCTTTTTTCATTGAATTTTAGCCTAACTGAGATTGCTTTTTGAGGATTTTGATTCAAAAAGCAATCTTTTACCATCGAAAAATGCATTTTTTCATTAAAATGTGTGATCGGTCAAAGATGTATTCAGTAAGTTAAAATTCTTTAATGCTGCCATGTGATAATCAAGACAGGTTGCTTAAATTCGCTTAAATCAGCAAAATTAAGAAATGATAAACATTAAATACACATGTGATGAACGATAAAACAAGTAAACTTCAAAATGATACTGAACTTAAATTTTCCCGAGAACAGGGATTTTTTGATAAAAGCATCGGTGTAACTGCCTTTATTGGCCTTTTTTTTTGCTCAGCTCTTTTTTTGGTGCTGCATTTCCGAGAAGTTCGTTTAGAAGTATTGGACTTAAATGCTATTGCTCCAGGGTATGTTATAGCTCAGGTAGATACTGATTTTTTCGATGAAGAAGCTACAGTTATCCTAAGGCAAGAGGCAGTGCGTGACATAGGTAGAATTTATAAACTTACTGAGGATCAAGTTACCCAACGCGCAATAGAATTTGAAAATTTTCTTATCAATAACCCTGACTGGAGTAAAAAACTTGAGAGAAATACTCTTGAAGAAATTTATGATGCTCTAAATAAAATTGGCGCAGTCATTTTGAGGCTGCGCTTTACTGATGCCCGTACATTTCAAAGAGCTAAAGAGGTTGGTTTTGAAAATGAAATCTTTCAAATTTATAACCTTGAGGAGGCTAGTGAAGAGATAAAGTTGCCCAAAACGACTTGGGAATATGTTTTTAAACTCGCTTTTCCTCATCAGGGCTCTCCTGATCCTAAGGAAGAGCTAGTAATGCAGTTTTTAGATGAAAAGGAGTGGAGGATAGAAGAAGATGTGGCTACTGAACAGGGGTTAAGACGCATTGTTCAGATCAACATCCCTGAGAAATATACCCATATCAGTATTGGAAGCCGAGTCATTGATCCGGGAGAAAAAGTAACTGCTCGCCACCTAGCGATAATGCAAGCTATAGAGAAGGAATTAGGAGAACGAAGGCAACTGTGGAACCCATTTACCTTGCTAGGCAGCTTAATTATGAGTTTGTTACTAATTGGTCTTTGCAGTGCCTATTTCAAAATCAACTATCCTCAAGTTATCGCTTCAAATCGAAAGTTATTTTTAGTCATTTCAATCGTAGTACTGACCTTAGGCTTAGCGAAAGCCACAGAGTTTTTCATCCTAACTTCTAGCTCAAGGCTTATCCAATCTGTTAACTATCCTGTTTTTGTCCCATTTGCAGCTATTTTATTAGCAAGCCTTGTCAATGTAGGGGTTGCAACTTTTGCTTCGGGTTTTCTAGCTATTGTTCTCACGATGACTTTGGTGTTTGAGAATGAGGGTTTTATTATCATTAATTTGATGGCGAGTGTCCTTGCAATCTTAACGACTAAAAGCCTGCGAAGGCGTAAAGAAATTTTTGTTGTCTGCTCCAAGGCATGGCTTGCATGTATTCTTGTTTCTATTTCTTTACATCTTTATTCTGGAACCTTTTGGCACTTTTCTGTCCTTGCAGACACGCTAAGCACCGGGGTCTTTATGCTTCTCACAGCTATTCTTGTTGTGGGATTGTTGCCCTTACTGGAGTCTTCATTCAAAGTGATGACTGATGCAACCCTGATGGAATACATGGACCCAAACAATGACTTGCTTCGTAGACTATCTATTGAAGCTCCAGGTACCTATCAACACTCAGTCGTAGTGGGTAATTTGGCTGAAACTGCCGCTCTTGCTATCGGTGCTAATGGTTTATTTTGTAGAGTGGCGACTCTATTTCATGACATTGGTAAGATGGCAACTCCTCAATATTTTACAGAAAATCAACAAAGTGGCATGAATGTTCACCAGCTTTTAACACCTTTAGAATCAGCCCAAGTGATTATTGCTCACGTTCCCGAAGGTGTAGCAATGGCAAGAAAGGCGGGGCTTCCAGAGCAATTCATCGATATTATAAAAGAGCATCACGGGACGACAATCGTTTATTATTTTTATCGTAAATTTATTGATCTTGGAGGAGATAAAGATCAGGTAGAGCAATTTAGATATGCTGGTCCTAGGCCTCGCAGTAAAGAATCAGCGATTATAATGATTGCTGATACTTTGGAAGCGGCTTCTCGTAGTTTAGATCACGTCAACGAAGAATCTTTAACAGAGCTAGCAAGCCGACTTATTCGGGAAAAAGCAGATGATGGACAGTTTGATGACTGTTTGCTGACTTTTGAGGAGCTAGCAATTGTAAAAGCGACTTTAATCAAGTCTCTTATCGCTTTTGGCCACACGCGAATTAAGTATCCCAAAAGAGAAAAGGAAAAATCCGCAATGGGTATAGATGGATAGTAAATTTTCGTTAGCATTAGTCACAGGCGCTTCCTCTGGCATTGGCGAGGCCTTATGCAAGCTCTTTGCAAAAAAAGGGATTTCCTTAATCGTTGCGGGAAGAGATGAAAAGAGGTTAGATGAGCTGAAAAAAACGATTAATCAAAAAGTCTCAATGCGAATAGTACCTGGGGATTTAAGCAACTCTCAAGATGTAGAAGTTTTGGTTAGTGTGATTCGCGAAATGATGCCTGATCTTGTTATTAACAGCGCTGGCTTTGGTTTGTACGGGAACGCTTTAAGTCACTCCATCGATCAGCAGTTAAAAATGTTGGACGTTAATTCTAGGGCTTCCTTGCAGATAACCCTTAGCGCTGTTGATACCTTGCTAAAAAATCATAGATCAGGAGTCGTTATGAACATCTCATCATCAGCTGGGTACCAAGTATTTCCTGGGTTTTCTGTTTATGCTGCCTCTAAAGCGTTTGTGAATTCTTTCTCTCAATCGTTGGATTACGAATATAAAGAAAAGGGAATTCGTGTGCTAGCTTCTTGCCCCGGGTTTATAATCACAAACTTCGCTGAACGAGCAGCGGCTCACTGTCAGAAAGGTCCATCAAGTAGAAAAGGGATGGATGTTGAATATGCGGCAGAGGAAATTTGGCAGCAAATTCAAAGGAAAAAGCCTTTGAGAATCTTTAACTGGAAATACCGAATTGCAGCGGCTTTGTCACATTTCATTCCTACAAGTTGCTTAGCCCCATTGCTTCATAGAGAAATCTACAAGAGAATAAAAAATTAGCTTCCCTTTAATAAAAATTGCAAGGCGTCTTGTTTCATTCGCAAGTGAATGCTATAGAGGCCATTGGCGCGATTAGGAGTCAAACTAGCGCTTATACCTAGTTCTTCAAGATAATTTGGCGGACATTTTAAAATTGTTTCGGCAGTCTCTCCGCTGTATACATTGAGCAAAAGGGCCGCAAGCCCTGCGGAGATTAGAGCGTCAGAGTCGGCTTTATAAAAAATTTTTTCTCCTTCTTTAAAGGAATGCAGATACATATTACTCTGACAACCACTTACTTTATTACAGGCAATCTTGAATGCATCATCTAAGGGGGCTAGCTTACGCC includes:
- a CDS encoding putative membrane bound phosphohydrolase (Product derived from UniProtKB/Trembl:F8L240), with the translated sequence MNDKTSKLQNDTELKFSREQGFFDKSIGVTAFIGLFFCSALFLVLHFREVRLEVLDLNAIAPGYVIAQVDTDFFDEEATVILRQEAVRDIGRIYKLTEDQVTQRAIEFENFLINNPDWSKKLERNTLEEIYDALNKIGAVILRLRFTDARTFQRAKEVGFENEIFQIYNLEEASEEIKLPKTTWEYVFKLAFPHQGSPDPKEELVMQFLDEKEWRIEEDVATEQGLRRIVQINIPEKYTHISIGSRVIDPGEKVTARHLAIMQAIEKELGERRQLWNPFTLLGSLIMSLLLIGLCSAYFKINYPQVIASNRKLFLVISIVVLTLGLAKATEFFILTSSSRLIQSVNYPVFVPFAAILLASLVNVGVATFASGFLAIVLTMTLVFENEGFIIINLMASVLAILTTKSLRRRKEIFVVCSKAWLACILVSISLHLYSGTFWHFSVLADTLSTGVFMLLTAILVVGLLPLLESSFKVMTDATLMEYMDPNNDLLRRLSIEAPGTYQHSVVVGNLAETAALAIGANGLFCRVATLFHDIGKMATPQYFTENQQSGMNVHQLLTPLESAQVIIAHVPEGVAMARKAGLPEQFIDIIKEHHGTTIVYYFYRKFIDLGGDKDQVEQFRYAGPRPRSKESAIIMIADTLEAASRSLDHVNEESLTELASRLIREKADDGQFDDCLLTFEELAIVKATLIKSLIAFGHTRIKYPKREKEKSAMGIDG
- a CDS encoding hypothetical protein (Product derived from UniProtKB/Swiss-Prot:P74523;Uncharacterized SufE-like protein slr1419), producing MYEQCSKKQDEIKKLFEACTSEESKYAKIIELGRKLAPLDDAFKIACNKVSGCQSNMYLHSFKEGEKIFYKADSDALISAGLAALLLNVYSGETAETILKCPPNYLEELGISASLTPNRANGLYSIHLRMKQDALQFLLKGS
- a CDS encoding UDP-glucose 4-epimerase (Product derived from UniProtKB/Swiss-Prot:Q9KDV3;Gene name derived from UniProtKB/Swiss-Prot:Q9KDV3;EC number derived from UniProtKB/Swiss-Prot:Q9KDV3), giving the protein MKKGTIFITGGAGFIGSQVNQLLQERGYSTIVYDNLSTGDQGTVQKGNFIKGDISDTDLLHQIFRKEKVRAVMHFAANTYVGESVSNPSKYYRNNVCGTLSLLDAMYQNKIQNFIFSSSAAVYGIPFQEKIQESDPLRPINPYGQTKLIGESLLHDYFTAYGIGYTVLRYFNAAGGDPEGKIKLFKSNEGNLIPIVLNCITQTKSLVINGADYPTRDGTCVRDYIHVADIADAHILAMEKLFKYGGESCYNLGNGQGFSIWEVIQAAEKVTGQEVKIIIGKRRAGDPPTLLANASKAEKELNWKPRYPDLPTMIEHAWKARQK
- a CDS encoding hypothetical protein (Product derived from UniProtKB/Swiss-Prot:Q8NUV9;EC number derived from UniProtKB/Swiss-Prot:Q8NUV9;Uncharacterized oxidoreductase MW2403) — translated: MDSKFSLALVTGASSGIGEALCKLFAKKGISLIVAGRDEKRLDELKKTINQKVSMRIVPGDLSNSQDVEVLVSVIREMMPDLVINSAGFGLYGNALSHSIDQQLKMLDVNSRASLQITLSAVDTLLKNHRSGVVMNISSSAGYQVFPGFSVYAASKAFVNSFSQSLDYEYKEKGIRVLASCPGFIITNFAERAAAHCQKGPSSRKGMDVEYAAEEIWQQIQRKKPLRIFNWKYRIAAALSHFIPTSCLAPLLHREIYKRIKN